In Geminicoccaceae bacterium, a single window of DNA contains:
- a CDS encoding NTP transferase domain-containing protein, whose translation MRFGMISVDDAADAILAHSRKLEGRRLGKGKRLVQSDIEALRAAGVSEIMAVVLEPGDIHEDEAATRLTRALRISGIEARPAFAGRVNLFAVRAGVLQVDPSVIDAINAVDESLTLATIDNWSVVEPGQMVATVKVIPFSTSTQVLEQAVAAAGGGSRGSVLEVHAFRGLDVTLVQTVLPELADKVLDKTRRTTQERIEATGGRLIDERRCAHEIDALAATIAETSGDLLVIAGASAITDRRDVLPAGIEAAGGRVCHFGMPVDPGNLLLLAEIGDRPVLGLPGCARSPKLNGFDWVLRRVAAGIAVTSHDVMGMGVGGLLTEIPTRPQPRAARVPPKSTRLAAIVLAAGQSRRMGSRNKLLIEVDGVPMLRHAVDAAIGARFDPVIVVTGHDQVLIEHLLTALPVTIVHNPDYAAGLSTSLKAGLAALPANIDGVLVALGDMPRVNATLVQRLAAAFDPVEGRSIIVPTFNGKRGNPVLWAGDMIPAMQGVEGDAGAKHLIGQFEEAVHEVEMNDAAVLLDIDTPQALAALAGETS comes from the coding sequence ATGCGTTTTGGAATGATTTCGGTCGATGATGCGGCGGATGCCATTCTGGCGCATAGCCGGAAGCTCGAAGGCAGGCGCTTGGGCAAGGGCAAGCGACTTGTTCAGAGTGATATTGAAGCGCTCCGCGCTGCCGGGGTTTCCGAGATCATGGCCGTCGTCCTGGAACCGGGTGACATCCACGAGGACGAGGCCGCCACCCGCCTGACCCGGGCATTGCGCATATCAGGGATCGAGGCTCGTCCTGCGTTCGCGGGGCGGGTCAATCTCTTTGCCGTTCGGGCCGGAGTGCTGCAGGTCGATCCGTCGGTCATCGATGCCATCAATGCCGTGGATGAAAGTCTCACTTTGGCAACGATCGATAATTGGTCCGTTGTCGAACCCGGGCAGATGGTGGCAACGGTCAAGGTCATCCCCTTTTCAACAAGTACGCAGGTGCTGGAACAGGCGGTCGCGGCCGCAGGTGGTGGCAGCCGTGGTTCCGTCCTCGAAGTTCATGCCTTCCGAGGACTCGATGTAACACTGGTGCAGACCGTCCTGCCGGAGCTGGCCGACAAGGTGCTCGACAAGACGCGCCGGACCACGCAGGAGCGCATCGAGGCAACCGGCGGTCGCTTGATTGACGAACGGCGCTGCGCACATGAGATCGATGCGCTGGCCGCGACCATCGCTGAAACATCAGGGGACCTGCTGGTGATTGCCGGTGCCTCCGCGATCACGGATCGCCGGGACGTCCTCCCGGCCGGGATCGAGGCGGCCGGTGGCCGGGTATGCCATTTTGGCATGCCGGTCGATCCGGGCAATCTGCTGTTGTTGGCCGAGATTGGCGACAGGCCCGTACTGGGATTGCCGGGGTGCGCGCGTTCGCCGAAACTCAACGGCTTCGATTGGGTACTTCGCCGCGTGGCCGCCGGTATTGCCGTCACGTCGCACGATGTCATGGGCATGGGAGTAGGCGGTCTGCTCACCGAGATACCTACGCGGCCGCAGCCGCGCGCGGCCAGAGTACCGCCGAAATCGACCCGTCTGGCAGCAATCGTTCTGGCAGCCGGCCAGTCGCGGCGCATGGGGTCGCGCAACAAGCTCCTGATTGAGGTCGATGGTGTGCCGATGCTGCGTCATGCCGTCGACGCAGCTATTGGTGCAAGGTTCGATCCCGTGATCGTGGTGACGGGGCATGATCAGGTACTGATCGAGCATCTGCTGACGGCGCTGCCGGTGACGATCGTGCACAATCCGGACTATGCAGCCGGGCTGAGCACATCGCTCAAGGCAGGATTGGCAGCGCTACCGGCCAATATCGACGGTGTACTTGTGGCTTTGGGGGATATGCCGCGGGTGAACGCGACGCTCGTCCAGCGGCTGGCGGCGGCGTTCGATCCGGTGGAGGGGCGCTCGATCATCGTGCCGACCTTCAATGGCAAACGCGGCAATCCCGTGTTGTGGGCAGGTGACATGATTCCTGCCATGCAGGGTGTGGAAGGCGATGCCGGTGCGAAGCACCTGATCGGCCAGTTCGAAGAGGCGGTACACGAGGTGGAGATGAATGACGCCGCGGTGCTGCTTGATATCGACACACCACAGGCTCTTGCAGCCCTTGCCGGAGAGACGTCTTGA
- a CDS encoding OmpA family protein — protein MRGPVPDHEAAEESSFISFTDLMLGLVFLFIIILMAFGLNYRQAEQTAQHTLNELRQERDRIARDHDRLEQERDQLIDQRDMLRSLTTRLVDKDALRANLLRELQGDLAARNIDVAVDPALGILRLPVDLLFPSGSARLTERGTEALTVLAHVLRRRLPCYALAADIMREACGGDIQPILETVLVEGHTDSVPLNRAPYEDNWSLSAARGVNTFKALIAIENGLDSLRNQRDEALLGVAGYEARRPVAAGDSDIAHERNRRIDLRFIVSAPTPEELQELNRRIENILK, from the coding sequence ATGAGAGGTCCGGTGCCGGACCACGAAGCAGCCGAAGAAAGCAGCTTCATCTCGTTCACCGATCTGATGCTCGGCCTTGTCTTCCTGTTCATCATCATCCTCATGGCCTTCGGTCTCAACTATCGCCAAGCCGAACAGACGGCGCAGCATACGCTCAACGAACTCCGGCAGGAACGCGACCGCATCGCCCGCGACCATGACCGGCTCGAACAGGAACGCGACCAGTTGATCGACCAGCGCGACATGCTGCGCTCTTTGACCACCCGTCTGGTCGACAAGGACGCCCTGCGCGCCAACCTGCTTCGCGAACTTCAGGGCGACCTGGCCGCACGGAACATTGACGTGGCCGTTGATCCCGCCTTGGGTATCCTCCGCCTCCCTGTCGACCTTCTGTTCCCGTCGGGCTCGGCACGCCTCACGGAGCGCGGCACCGAAGCCCTGACCGTCCTGGCACATGTCCTGCGAAGGCGGCTCCCCTGCTATGCCCTGGCTGCCGACATCATGAGAGAGGCCTGCGGCGGTGACATTCAGCCCATTCTGGAGACCGTGCTCGTCGAAGGGCATACGGACAGTGTACCGCTCAATCGTGCCCCTTACGAAGACAACTGGAGCTTGTCGGCGGCTCGCGGTGTCAACACATTCAAGGCTCTCATCGCAATCGAAAACGGGCTCGACAGCCTGCGCAACCAGCGAGATGAAGCCTTGCTCGGCGTGGCCGGCTATGAAGCCCGTCGACCGGTTGCCGCCGGTGACAGCGATATCGCACATGAACGCAATCGCCGCATCGACCTGCGCTTCATTGTCTCGGCTCCGACGCCCGAGGAATTGCAGGAGCTGAATCGCCGTATCGAGAATATCCTGAAGTAG
- a CDS encoding aminotransferase class V-fold PLP-dependent enzyme, with amino-acid sequence MLAPGRAVRTHFPIFSNVEEPFHYLDNGATGQIVDEAADALLYFETGARANVKRGVYPLADAATNAFDAARDTMARYLGAGAADEVVFTSGTTMAINIVAHALAEGLAPGDEILVSGLEHHSNIVPWQLVAGRSGAVLCVIPVTGEGRLDLDALDVLVSERTRVVSVTHVSNVTGAITDLTRIRAAAPHATMVVDGAQRAPHGSLDVQSIGCDFYALSSHKMFGPTGAGVLWGREALLERLPPFLGGGEMIRHVSFDGTSFAAPPHRFEAGTPAIGPVLGMAAAARWMMQQDWQAWALHEKLLTERLLRGLETIDCIRVVGPVGLQERLGIVAFEVDGVHAHDVCQVLGSRGVCLRGGHHCAQPLMDVLDLAATARASLAPYNDSDDVDALLEGLSEVIRRLR; translated from the coding sequence ATGCTTGCGCCCGGACGTGCCGTGCGCACGCATTTTCCCATCTTCTCGAATGTGGAAGAACCGTTCCACTATCTGGACAACGGAGCCACCGGCCAGATCGTCGATGAGGCCGCTGATGCGCTCTTGTACTTCGAGACAGGCGCGCGAGCCAATGTCAAGCGGGGGGTCTATCCGCTTGCGGATGCCGCGACCAACGCCTTCGATGCTGCCCGAGACACGATGGCGCGCTACCTTGGTGCCGGTGCAGCCGACGAGGTGGTCTTCACCAGTGGTACGACGATGGCCATCAACATCGTTGCCCATGCGCTCGCCGAAGGGCTTGCGCCCGGTGACGAGATCCTGGTGAGCGGATTGGAACACCACAGCAATATCGTTCCCTGGCAACTCGTTGCCGGCCGGAGTGGGGCCGTGTTGTGCGTCATTCCGGTAACCGGGGAAGGGCGACTCGACCTCGATGCGCTGGACGTTCTCGTCAGTGAACGTACCCGCGTTGTCAGTGTTACTCATGTATCGAATGTTACGGGTGCGATAACGGATCTGACCCGTATCCGTGCGGCGGCACCGCATGCGACGATGGTCGTGGATGGCGCGCAGAGGGCACCGCACGGGTCGCTCGATGTCCAGTCGATCGGCTGTGATTTCTATGCGCTCTCGTCGCACAAGATGTTCGGGCCTACCGGTGCCGGAGTGCTTTGGGGGCGTGAGGCGTTGCTCGAACGACTGCCGCCGTTCCTCGGCGGTGGCGAGATGATCCGGCATGTGTCATTCGACGGGACCAGTTTTGCAGCCCCCCCTCATCGTTTCGAGGCTGGAACGCCGGCGATCGGACCCGTGCTCGGCATGGCTGCGGCCGCCCGGTGGATGATGCAGCAGGACTGGCAGGCCTGGGCCCTGCATGAAAAGCTGTTGACTGAACGCCTGCTGCGCGGGCTTGAAACGATCGACTGCATACGTGTCGTCGGGCCCGTTGGCCTGCAGGAACGGCTGGGCATCGTTGCCTTCGAGGTTGACGGCGTGCATGCCCATGACGTCTGTCAGGTACTTGGCAGCCGTGGCGTTTGTCTGCGCGGCGGCCATCATTGCGCACAACCGCTGATGGACGTCCTTGATCTTGCTGCCACGGCCAGGGCCAGTCTGGCGCCTTACAATGATAGCGATGACGTCGATGCCCTGCTTGAGGGACTGTCCGAGGTCATCAGGAGGCTTCGATGA
- a CDS encoding iron-sulfur cluster assembly scaffold protein, whose product MSDDLYQEALVALAKSGAGAGRLDSPDGTATADNPLCGDRVSVDVKLDGDRIDSLAHKTRGCLLTRAAASLVAEATGQVTVEAASRWHAAAAAWLRGEGELPAGLEHLEAMAPVRAVKSRHDCVLIAFEALHDALAAAAARD is encoded by the coding sequence ATGAGCGACGATCTCTATCAGGAAGCGTTGGTGGCGCTGGCGAAAAGCGGAGCCGGGGCCGGACGTCTCGATTCGCCCGACGGAACGGCCACGGCCGACAATCCGCTGTGCGGTGATCGGGTGTCGGTCGATGTGAAGCTTGACGGTGACCGCATTGATTCTCTGGCGCACAAGACCCGAGGCTGCCTGTTGACTCGTGCTGCCGCATCGCTGGTGGCAGAAGCGACTGGGCAGGTGACAGTGGAAGCCGCAAGCCGCTGGCATGCTGCCGCGGCCGCCTGGTTGCGTGGCGAGGGGGAACTTCCCGCGGGGCTCGAACACCTGGAGGCGATGGCCCCCGTGCGTGCGGTGAAAAGCCGGCATGACTGTGTGCTCATTGCCTTTGAGGCCCTGCACGACGCACTTGCGGCAGCGGCAGCGCGTGACTGA